In a genomic window of Mycolicibacterium neoaurum VKM Ac-1815D:
- a CDS encoding alpha/beta fold hydrolase, producing the protein MSGLARWLAGAAGLTAVGSLAGVTVARSLTRRVSDDDPYAGEDFTLLYADRSVVVTTTDGVPLAVRECGPPDAPLTVVFAHGFCLRMGAFHFQRDRLARQWGDQVRMVFYDQRGHGLSGDASPDTFTVPQLGQDLESVLAVLAPKGPVVLVGHSMGGMTVLSHARQFPERYRTRIVGAALISSAAEGVSRSPLGEILRNPALEAARFSVRYAPGLLHRGRGVVRSVIGPVLRAASYGREDISPSVVAFSESMMHDTPVHTLVGFLHALEVHDETEALPVLAKIPTLIACGDRDLLTPLEYSQEMAAQLPKSELVVVEGAGHLVQLEQPDIIDDALVRLVERATPSKLVALTRRLRDRARHG; encoded by the coding sequence GTGAGCGGGTTGGCGCGCTGGCTGGCCGGAGCGGCCGGGCTGACCGCGGTCGGATCGCTGGCCGGCGTGACCGTCGCGCGGTCGCTGACGCGCCGGGTCAGCGACGACGATCCCTATGCCGGTGAGGATTTCACCCTGCTGTACGCCGATCGCAGCGTCGTGGTGACCACCACCGACGGGGTTCCGCTGGCGGTGCGCGAATGTGGACCGCCCGACGCACCGCTGACCGTGGTGTTCGCGCACGGCTTCTGTCTTCGCATGGGCGCCTTCCACTTCCAGCGCGACCGGCTGGCGCGGCAGTGGGGTGACCAGGTCCGGATGGTGTTCTACGACCAGCGCGGCCACGGTCTGTCCGGGGACGCCTCACCGGACACCTTCACCGTGCCGCAGCTGGGGCAGGACCTGGAATCGGTGCTGGCCGTGTTGGCGCCCAAGGGGCCGGTGGTGCTGGTCGGCCACTCGATGGGTGGCATGACGGTGCTCTCGCACGCCCGCCAGTTCCCGGAGCGTTACCGCACGCGCATTGTCGGCGCCGCCCTCATCTCCTCTGCTGCAGAGGGTGTTTCGCGATCACCCTTGGGTGAGATCCTGCGCAATCCAGCCCTGGAGGCGGCCCGGTTCAGCGTGCGTTACGCGCCGGGGCTGTTGCATCGGGGGCGCGGGGTGGTGCGCTCGGTGATCGGACCTGTCCTGCGTGCGGCGTCCTATGGGCGCGAGGACATCAGCCCGTCGGTGGTGGCCTTCAGCGAGTCCATGATGCACGACACCCCGGTGCACACGCTGGTGGGTTTCCTGCACGCTCTCGAGGTACACGACGAAACCGAGGCCCTGCCGGTGCTGGCGAAGATTCCCACCCTGATCGCCTGTGGCGACCGGGATCTGCTGACACCGCTGGAGTATTCGCAGGAGATGGCGGCGCAGTTGCCGAAGTCCGAGCTCGTCGTGGTCGAGGGCGCCGGACATCTCGTGCAGCTGGAACAGCCCGACATCATCGACGATGCGCTGGTGCGACTGGTCGAGCGGGCCACCCCGTCGAAACTCGTGGCGCTGACCCGCCGGCTGCGGGACCGGGCGCGTCATGGCTGA
- the tsaD gene encoding tRNA (adenosine(37)-N6)-threonylcarbamoyltransferase complex transferase subunit TsaD: MIILAIESSCDETGVGIARLQDGTVTLLADEVASSVDEHSRYGGVVPEIASRAHLEALGPTMKRALDAAGVQRPDVVAATIGPGLAGALLVGVAAAKAYAAAWEVPFYAVNHLGGHLAADVYDHGPLPECVGLLVSGGHTELLHVRSLGEPIVELGSTVDDAAGEAYDKVARLLGLGYPGGKPLDDLARTGDRRAIVFPRGMTGPRDVPYAFSFSGLKTAVARHLEKNPDAAPADVAAGFQEAVADVLTAKAVRAATDLGVSTLLIAGGVAANSRVRELAEERCAAAGLTLRVPRLRLCTDNGAMIASFAAHLIDAGAPPSGLGAASNPGLPVIQGQVV; the protein is encoded by the coding sequence ATGATCATCCTGGCCATCGAGAGCTCCTGCGACGAGACCGGAGTCGGGATCGCCCGGTTGCAGGACGGCACCGTCACGCTGTTGGCCGATGAGGTCGCCTCGAGCGTCGACGAGCACTCCCGTTACGGCGGGGTGGTCCCCGAGATCGCCTCCCGGGCGCATCTGGAGGCGTTGGGGCCCACCATGAAACGCGCACTGGACGCCGCGGGCGTGCAGCGTCCGGATGTGGTGGCCGCGACCATCGGCCCCGGCCTGGCCGGCGCCCTGCTGGTGGGGGTGGCCGCGGCCAAGGCGTATGCCGCGGCGTGGGAGGTGCCGTTCTACGCTGTCAACCACTTGGGCGGGCACCTGGCCGCCGACGTCTACGACCACGGGCCGCTGCCAGAGTGCGTCGGGTTGCTGGTGTCCGGCGGGCACACCGAATTGCTGCATGTGCGCTCGCTCGGCGAACCGATCGTCGAACTCGGCAGCACCGTGGATGATGCGGCGGGGGAGGCGTATGACAAGGTCGCACGCCTGCTGGGGCTCGGTTATCCCGGCGGGAAGCCGCTCGACGACCTGGCCCGCACGGGTGACCGGCGCGCCATCGTGTTCCCACGCGGCATGACCGGCCCGCGCGATGTCCCCTACGCGTTCAGCTTCTCGGGTCTGAAGACCGCCGTGGCCCGCCATCTCGAGAAGAACCCGGATGCCGCGCCCGCCGATGTGGCCGCCGGCTTCCAGGAGGCGGTCGCCGATGTGCTGACCGCCAAGGCGGTGCGCGCCGCGACCGACCTCGGCGTCTCGACACTGCTGATCGCCGGCGGGGTGGCGGCCAACTCCCGGGTGCGCGAGCTTGCCGAGGAGCGTTGTGCCGCAGCCGGCCTCACACTTCGGGTGCCCCGACTCCGGTTGTGTACCGACAACGGCGCGATGATCGCCTCGTTCGCCGCGCACCTTATCGACGCCGGTGCACCGCCGTCGGGATTGGGCGCCGCGAGCAATCCGGGGTTGCCGGTGATCCAGGGGCAGGTGGTATGA
- a CDS encoding PucR family transcriptional regulator: MSAGAPLTVAAALTIPPLDQGSVLGGHRGLIREVLWVDIMHAPAEDFVRPGDFVLTTGTDIRQPGVRDFLTFLMSSPAAGVALGGPPDIDTRELLATLVPLADKHEFPLVMLPWEVPFADIQRQLLPLVTPAPDDRPIQMVIGRREDDDPRWPEHAHTFADTLARSARAAGVTSKTSVTDDLVMSHFSAVLPASTGSALVETAWQASGLPDGLISWVLLPPGHGHSVTVATASVPDAPIGPLQFAEVLRQHPRSMATILKTLQPLIDYDTTRRGQLVHTLEILLNEAINTSAAARALFLNRHSLLYRIKLIEDLTGLSLKNPADRFQLEVSVRVHQINEARVGSRLPE; encoded by the coding sequence ATGTCTGCGGGTGCGCCACTGACCGTGGCAGCGGCGTTGACTATCCCGCCGCTGGATCAGGGCTCGGTGCTCGGCGGGCACCGCGGTCTGATCCGCGAGGTGCTCTGGGTCGACATCATGCACGCGCCCGCCGAAGACTTCGTCCGGCCCGGCGACTTCGTCCTGACGACCGGTACCGACATCCGCCAGCCCGGGGTCCGCGATTTCCTCACCTTCCTGATGTCCTCGCCGGCCGCCGGGGTGGCGCTCGGCGGGCCACCGGACATCGATACCCGGGAGCTGCTGGCCACGCTGGTACCGCTGGCCGACAAGCACGAGTTCCCGCTGGTGATGCTGCCGTGGGAGGTGCCCTTCGCCGACATCCAGCGCCAGCTCCTCCCCCTGGTCACACCCGCCCCGGACGACCGGCCCATCCAGATGGTCATCGGCAGGCGCGAGGACGACGACCCGCGCTGGCCCGAGCACGCGCATACGTTCGCCGACACACTGGCCCGATCGGCGCGCGCCGCCGGGGTCACGTCCAAGACGTCGGTGACCGACGATCTGGTGATGAGTCACTTCTCGGCAGTGTTGCCGGCCTCGACCGGTTCGGCATTGGTCGAAACCGCTTGGCAGGCAAGTGGTCTGCCGGACGGCTTGATCAGCTGGGTGTTGCTGCCGCCTGGGCACGGTCACTCGGTGACCGTCGCCACGGCCTCGGTGCCCGACGCGCCGATCGGACCGCTGCAGTTCGCCGAGGTGCTGCGCCAACACCCGCGCAGCATGGCCACCATCCTGAAAACCCTGCAGCCGCTGATCGATTACGACACGACCCGCCGCGGCCAGCTCGTCCACACACTGGAGATCCTGCTCAACGAGGCCATCAACACCAGCGCCGCGGCGCGGGCATTGTTCTTGAATCGACATTCGCTGCTGTACCGGATCAAGCTGATCGAGGATCTCACCGGATTGTCACTGAAGAACCCGGCCGACCGTTTCCAGTTGGAAGTCAGTGTGCGCGTGCACCAGATCAACGAGGCGCGCGTCGGTTCCCGGCTACCCGAATGA
- the tsaB gene encoding tRNA (adenosine(37)-N6)-threonylcarbamoyltransferase complex dimerization subunit type 1 TsaB: MSPRHFVGPKDATLVLAIDTATPAVTAGIVRVADDITTLAERTIVDHRAHAERLTPNVVAALTDCGASMADLDAVVVGCGPGPFTGLRVGMATAAAYGQALGIPVFGVCTLDAIGGATDGEVLVVTDARRREVYWARYRDGVRTGGPEVGPAADVDTAGVQSVAGSPSHAGLFGLPVIGPEIPSAAGLAAAVADWTVEPEPLIPLYLRRPDAKTLAERGLA, translated from the coding sequence ATGAGTCCCCGTCACTTCGTCGGCCCGAAGGACGCGACCCTCGTGCTGGCCATCGACACCGCGACCCCCGCGGTCACCGCGGGCATCGTGCGGGTCGCCGACGACATCACCACGCTGGCCGAGCGCACCATCGTCGACCACCGTGCACATGCCGAGCGGCTGACCCCGAATGTGGTTGCCGCGCTGACCGACTGCGGTGCGTCGATGGCCGATCTGGACGCGGTGGTGGTCGGATGCGGACCCGGACCCTTCACCGGGCTGCGGGTCGGGATGGCGACTGCGGCGGCCTATGGGCAGGCGTTGGGCATCCCGGTGTTCGGGGTGTGCACGCTGGACGCCATCGGCGGCGCGACCGACGGCGAGGTCCTCGTCGTCACCGATGCGCGCCGCCGCGAGGTGTACTGGGCGCGCTACCGCGACGGGGTGCGCACCGGCGGACCGGAGGTCGGTCCTGCCGCGGACGTGGACACCGCCGGCGTACAGAGCGTGGCCGGATCACCCTCGCATGCCGGGCTGTTCGGTCTGCCGGTGATCGGCCCGGAGATTCCGTCGGCCGCCGGACTGGCCGCCGCCGTTGCCGATTGGACCGTCGAGCCCGAACCGCTGATCCCGCTGTACCTGCGTCGACCGGACGCCAAGACGCTGGCCGAACGAGGACTGGCGTGA
- the rimI gene encoding ribosomal protein S18-alanine N-acetyltransferase: MTEPSTVRIDALTKADAVRCAELEAQLFAGDDPWPPAAFVHGIAGKHNHYIAARDDGRLVGYAGISRLGRIPPYEYEVHTIGVDPAWQGRGIGRALLDDLLAFAKKGEVFLEVRTDNEPAIALYTSAGFVTVGVRKRYYKVSGADAYTMKRDAT; this comes from the coding sequence GTGACCGAACCGAGCACGGTGAGAATCGACGCGCTGACCAAGGCGGACGCGGTGCGGTGTGCGGAACTGGAGGCCCAGCTGTTCGCCGGTGACGATCCGTGGCCACCGGCGGCCTTCGTGCACGGTATCGCCGGGAAACACAACCACTACATCGCCGCGCGCGACGACGGCAGACTGGTCGGCTACGCCGGGATCTCCCGGCTGGGCCGCATCCCACCCTACGAATACGAGGTGCACACCATCGGCGTCGACCCGGCCTGGCAGGGCCGCGGTATCGGCCGCGCACTACTGGATGATCTGCTCGCCTTCGCCAAGAAGGGCGAGGTGTTCCTGGAGGTCCGCACCGACAACGAGCCGGCAATCGCGCTCTACACCAGTGCGGGTTTCGTGACGGTCGGGGTGCGTAAGCGGTACTACAAGGTCAGCGGCGCCGATGCCTACACCATGAAACGGGACGCGACATGA
- a CDS encoding nuclear transport factor 2 family protein → MSRDQITELLYRYAELIDAGDFDGVGALLGRGNFMGVAGTEAIAKLFAATTRRFPEHGNRPRTRHLVLNPIVDIDGDSARARSTFVVVQQTDTVALQPIVVGRYADTFTRDAQGWYFTSRHVDIEMLGDVSDHLMIDPRSFG, encoded by the coding sequence ATGAGTAGGGACCAGATCACCGAATTGCTCTACCGATACGCCGAACTCATCGACGCCGGTGACTTCGACGGCGTCGGCGCCTTGCTCGGCCGAGGCAACTTCATGGGTGTCGCCGGCACCGAGGCCATCGCCAAGCTGTTCGCGGCCACGACGCGCCGGTTCCCCGAACATGGCAACCGCCCCCGCACCCGGCATCTGGTGCTCAACCCGATCGTCGACATCGATGGTGATTCGGCAAGGGCGCGTTCGACCTTCGTCGTCGTGCAGCAGACCGACACCGTCGCACTGCAACCCATCGTCGTCGGCCGTTACGCCGACACCTTCACCAGGGACGCCCAGGGCTGGTACTTCACCAGTCGCCACGTCGATATCGAGATGCTCGGTGATGTCTCCGATCACCTGATGATCGATCCACGGTCATTCGGGTAG
- the tsaE gene encoding tRNA (adenosine(37)-N6)-threonylcarbamoyltransferase complex ATPase subunit type 1 TsaE, whose amino-acid sequence MAERTGGTAILPTAEDTVALGAALGADLRAGDVVVLSGPLGAGKTMLTKGIARGMDVEGPVTSPTYVLARVHPPRRAGAPALVHVDIYRLLDHGGDLLAELDSLDLDTDLDDAVVVVEWGEGLAERLSAHHLDIRLDRDADSEERTVTWQWSTS is encoded by the coding sequence ATGGCTGAGCGCACCGGCGGAACCGCGATACTTCCCACCGCGGAGGACACCGTGGCGCTGGGGGCAGCGCTCGGTGCGGACCTGCGGGCCGGTGACGTGGTGGTGCTGTCCGGGCCGCTCGGTGCCGGAAAGACGATGCTGACCAAGGGAATTGCCCGCGGCATGGACGTCGAAGGCCCGGTGACCTCACCCACCTACGTGTTGGCCCGGGTGCACCCGCCACGACGTGCCGGGGCGCCCGCCCTGGTCCACGTCGACATCTACCGGCTGCTCGACCACGGCGGGGACCTGCTCGCCGAACTCGACTCGCTGGACCTGGACACCGATCTCGACGATGCCGTGGTCGTCGTCGAGTGGGGTGAGGGTCTGGCCGAACGACTCTCCGCCCATCATCTCGACATCCGTCTCGACCGCGATGCCGACTCCGAGGAACGCACGGTGACCTGGCAGTGGAGCACATCATGA
- a CDS encoding APC family permease, with translation MSEVLNTGDKPGGATPPDSRGRLRGNLGVPAIVLMVVAAAAPLSTVGGNVPIAMVLGDSTGIPVAFLVAGVIFLLFAASFVAMSKYVTDTGAFYAYIQKGLGKAAGTGAAVLALPAYMATLLAVAAYDGVILAGLLEIIGAPAVPWWVLTGLVLLIIAFLGYRDIELSAKVLGIFLVSEVAILVVLDFVIVIQGGEKGITGDSFTPSGISGAFGIALLYALWGFVGVEATAVFRDEARDPDRTVPRATYWAVGIVASFYAFSSWALVEGNGGNDAIQVAKDDPDNFMVNTAEKYLGMLGKDLTTLFWFVSVFACALAFHNICSRYTFVLGRDNVLPRKLGEVHPKLGSPANASVLVTVVSMVIMGVFVLLGLDPVLQIFGPLGGLGIWGLSILWLLTTISVGLFFKRRGGPVNIIVLAVVGTIALAAAVALIVANLTLVVGGSTTLAIIFGIAPVVFLGIGAALSGRAPDDLSIPKS, from the coding sequence GGCGGCGGCCCCGTTGTCGACGGTGGGCGGCAACGTCCCGATCGCGATGGTGCTCGGTGACTCGACCGGCATCCCGGTGGCGTTTCTTGTCGCGGGTGTGATCTTTTTGCTGTTCGCCGCGAGCTTCGTGGCGATGTCGAAGTACGTCACCGATACCGGCGCCTTCTACGCCTATATCCAGAAGGGCCTCGGCAAGGCAGCCGGTACCGGAGCGGCGGTACTCGCGCTGCCCGCGTACATGGCGACCCTGCTGGCAGTGGCTGCCTACGACGGCGTCATCCTGGCCGGCCTGCTGGAGATCATCGGTGCACCGGCGGTGCCGTGGTGGGTGCTGACGGGCCTGGTGCTGCTGATCATCGCCTTCCTCGGCTACCGCGATATCGAACTCAGCGCCAAGGTGCTCGGCATCTTCCTAGTGTCCGAGGTCGCGATCCTGGTGGTGCTGGACTTCGTCATCGTCATCCAGGGCGGCGAGAAGGGCATCACCGGTGACTCGTTCACCCCGTCGGGCATCTCCGGCGCGTTCGGCATCGCGCTGCTCTACGCACTGTGGGGCTTCGTCGGAGTCGAGGCCACGGCCGTGTTCCGCGACGAGGCACGCGACCCCGACCGCACGGTGCCGCGTGCCACCTACTGGGCCGTCGGCATCGTCGCCAGCTTCTACGCGTTCTCCAGCTGGGCATTGGTCGAGGGCAACGGTGGTAACGACGCCATCCAGGTGGCCAAGGACGACCCGGACAACTTCATGGTCAACACCGCCGAGAAGTACCTCGGCATGCTCGGCAAGGACTTGACCACACTGTTCTGGTTTGTCAGCGTGTTCGCCTGCGCGCTGGCCTTCCACAACATCTGCTCGCGGTACACCTTCGTGCTCGGCCGCGACAACGTGCTGCCCCGCAAGCTCGGTGAAGTGCACCCGAAGCTGGGATCACCGGCCAATGCCTCGGTCCTGGTGACCGTGGTGTCCATGGTGATCATGGGCGTGTTCGTCCTGCTCGGCCTCGACCCGGTGCTGCAGATCTTCGGACCGCTCGGCGGCCTGGGCATCTGGGGCCTGTCCATCCTCTGGTTGCTGACGACGATCTCGGTGGGCCTGTTCTTCAAGCGCCGCGGCGGTCCCGTGAACATCATCGTGCTGGCGGTCGTCGGGACGATCGCACTCGCCGCCGCGGTGGCTCTGATCGTCGCCAACCTGACCCTGGTGGTCGGCGGGTCGACGACGCTGGCGATCATCTTCGGTATCGCACCGGTGGTGTTCCTCGGCATCGGCGCCGCGCTGAGCGGACGGGCACCCGACGACCTGTCGATTCCGAAGTCCTGA